The following coding sequences are from one Shewanella violacea DSS12 window:
- a CDS encoding ABC transporter permease — MSFLQLVLAELKAIVADKAIAVTLFGGVLFYSVLYPLPYLHQVPTEQQLVVVDLDHSSLSRRLIRHADASAKISVIGQVTSISQAQKWIESGRAHGLLVIPQGFRRDLLLGKGVTLSYGGDASYFLIYSAVAEGLVTAGMDAGKHVQLLGMLAKGQAPKQANLSLNSVKINSVPAFNPSLGYTSYVVPGLFLLILHQTLLIGTGILGAGQWRRKGYWRDVSPLQLVCGRISAFMLIYLFFSSFYVGFCFYWYQVSVQASLSLVALWMLPFLLSTSAAGIALSCLFVRRDLPTQVLLLVSMPIMFVSGFVWPLALIPEPLIWLSQVIPAVPAIMGMLELNQMGASWSSVMPKWLQLWALFALFFMLAWYGVTRRLKSAVDETS; from the coding sequence ATGAGTTTTCTGCAGCTGGTATTAGCCGAGCTAAAAGCTATCGTGGCCGATAAAGCCATCGCCGTGACCCTGTTTGGTGGCGTGCTGTTTTATTCGGTTTTATACCCACTACCTTATCTGCACCAGGTTCCCACAGAGCAACAGCTGGTGGTGGTGGATCTCGATCACTCCTCATTGAGTCGGCGTCTGATCCGTCATGCAGATGCCAGTGCGAAAATCAGTGTCATAGGTCAGGTGACCAGCATAAGTCAGGCTCAGAAGTGGATCGAATCTGGCCGTGCCCATGGTCTCTTGGTTATTCCCCAAGGTTTCAGGCGAGATCTACTCTTGGGCAAGGGTGTCACCTTAAGCTATGGCGGTGATGCTAGCTATTTCCTTATCTACTCCGCGGTCGCTGAGGGCCTAGTTACGGCAGGAATGGATGCAGGCAAACATGTACAGCTCCTCGGCATGCTCGCGAAAGGGCAAGCGCCTAAGCAGGCGAATCTAAGCCTTAACTCGGTGAAAATTAACAGTGTGCCAGCGTTTAATCCCAGCCTAGGGTATACCTCCTATGTGGTGCCTGGACTCTTCTTATTGATCTTGCATCAAACCTTACTCATAGGCACAGGGATCTTAGGGGCTGGCCAATGGCGGAGAAAGGGCTATTGGCGAGATGTTTCACCCCTGCAGCTCGTCTGCGGTCGCATCTCGGCATTTATGCTGATCTATCTGTTTTTCAGTAGTTTTTACGTTGGATTTTGTTTCTATTGGTATCAGGTCAGTGTACAGGCTAGCCTTAGTCTGGTTGCCCTGTGGATGTTACCGTTTCTCCTATCGACCAGTGCCGCCGGGATTGCCCTAAGCTGCTTATTTGTTCGCCGGGATCTTCCTACTCAGGTTTTATTACTGGTCTCCATGCCTATCATGTTTGTCTCAGGTTTCGTTTGGCCCCTGGCGCTTATCCCAGAACCCCTGATTTGGCTATCTCAGGTCATCCCAGCAGTCCCAGCTATTATGGGTATGCTAGAGCTTAATCAGATGGGTGCGTCTTGGTCTAGTGTGATGCCGAAATGGCTACAACTTTGGGCCTTGTTCGCCCTGTTCTTTATGCTGGCTTGGTATGGCGTCACGAGAAGACTAAAATCAGCAGTTGATGAGACTAGCTAG